A stretch of Bordetella petrii DNA encodes these proteins:
- a CDS encoding DUF2778 domain-containing protein, translating into MTHDMIYDGQLLRWPGHGSFHATSGLPGFQAPGESGTLESGPAPGLYKVCLAEQGGSASLEPADAATRNRCATVRGGFSLRGSGKGYSHGSIEVDGRIFPLLRTYARGKRQAAMIIKVEYAGGRAAGGEALAE; encoded by the coding sequence GTGACCCATGACATGATCTATGACGGCCAATTGCTGCGCTGGCCCGGCCATGGCAGCTTCCACGCCACCAGCGGACTGCCGGGATTCCAGGCGCCGGGTGAGTCGGGCACGCTGGAAAGCGGGCCGGCGCCAGGCTTGTACAAGGTCTGCCTGGCCGAGCAGGGCGGCAGCGCCAGCCTGGAGCCGGCTGACGCCGCCACCCGCAATCGCTGCGCGACGGTGCGTGGCGGCTTTTCCCTGCGCGGTTCCGGCAAGGGCTACAGCCACGGCAGCATTGAAGTGGACGGCCGCATTTTCCCGCTGCTGCGCACCTATGCGCGCGGCAAGCGCCAGGCCGCGATGATCATCAAGGTCGAGTATGCGGGCGGCCGCGCCGCCGGCGGAGAAGCGCTTGCCGAATAA
- the tssG gene encoding type VI secretion system baseplate subunit TssG, translating into MASLATEPEQAAPDTGQARQQAAASTPGAGPSGLPAEFWRALEKEPYAYDLFNTLRWIDARAGARLPLGRDTVARNEPVRMRQEPSMAFAPSTLASARPARARRAPELSIYSFGLFGPNGPLPLHLTEYARERMHHYGDKTLSAFADVFHHRLILLFYRAWADAQSTVSLDRKEERFTRYVASLLHMGMPSMLRRDTVMDHAKFFMAGHLVRQTRNPEGLKQILQSFFSVPVRIAEFVPQWIRLEPSQRLGLGSSLGLGKDTILGTAVRDAQHKFRIELGPLGRADYASFLPGGRRARQLTHWVRDYIGVELAWDVRPVLKRQDVRGVKLGAAQPLGLSSWLGKRRPAQGDARDLLLDYEGRDRAARRAATPMQPQEVTT; encoded by the coding sequence GTGGCCAGCCTAGCGACCGAGCCGGAACAGGCCGCGCCCGATACCGGGCAGGCGCGGCAGCAAGCCGCCGCGTCCACGCCCGGCGCCGGGCCGTCGGGCCTGCCGGCGGAGTTCTGGCGCGCGCTGGAAAAAGAACCCTACGCCTACGATCTGTTCAATACGCTGCGCTGGATCGACGCGCGCGCCGGCGCGCGCCTGCCGCTGGGCCGCGACACGGTGGCGCGCAACGAGCCGGTGCGCATGCGGCAGGAGCCGTCGATGGCTTTCGCGCCATCGACCCTGGCCTCGGCGCGCCCGGCGCGGGCGAGGCGGGCGCCGGAATTGTCCATCTACAGTTTCGGGCTGTTCGGACCGAACGGTCCGCTGCCGCTGCACTTGACCGAATATGCGCGCGAGCGCATGCATCATTATGGCGACAAGACCCTGTCCGCGTTCGCCGATGTGTTCCACCATCGCCTGATCCTGCTGTTCTACCGGGCCTGGGCCGACGCGCAGAGCACGGTCAGCCTGGACCGCAAGGAAGAGCGCTTTACCCGCTACGTGGCCAGCCTGCTGCACATGGGCATGCCGTCGATGCTCAGGCGCGACACGGTCATGGACCATGCCAAGTTCTTCATGGCCGGGCACCTGGTGCGGCAGACGCGCAACCCGGAAGGCCTGAAGCAGATCCTGCAGAGTTTTTTTTCGGTGCCCGTGCGCATCGCCGAATTCGTGCCCCAGTGGATACGCCTGGAGCCGTCGCAGCGGCTGGGGCTGGGCAGCAGCCTGGGCCTGGGGAAAGACACCATCCTGGGCACGGCGGTGCGCGATGCCCAGCACAAGTTCCGTATCGAGCTCGGCCCGCTGGGCCGCGCCGATTACGCCAGTTTCCTGCCCGGAGGGCGGCGCGCGCGGCAGCTGACGCATTGGGTGCGCGACTACATCGGCGTAGAGCTGGCGTGGGATGTGCGGCCGGTGCTCAAGCGCCAGGACGTGCGCGGCGTCAAGCTGGGCGCGGCCCAGCCGCTGGGCCTGTCGTCGTGGCTGGGCAAGCGCCGGCCCGCGCAGGGCGATGCGCGCGACCTGCTGCTGGACTACGAAGGCCGCGACCGCGCCGCGCGCCGGGCGGCAACCCCAATGCAACCACAGGAGGTGACCACGTGA
- a CDS encoding DUF2195 family protein — MPNNFPRVAGALAAMACAAAAHASGSLKVDNALAACVDVRPGMRATTDGQVLLQAGLDVRQPIGRCGCKSAIAAYTSQVELDGGRRGFLQRGALGVKQSGARTLTLASDEKLLGDRNVVLSLRCAAPD, encoded by the coding sequence TTGCCGAATAATTTCCCGCGCGTGGCGGGCGCGCTGGCGGCCATGGCATGCGCCGCGGCGGCGCATGCGTCCGGCTCGCTGAAGGTCGACAACGCGCTGGCCGCGTGCGTGGACGTGCGGCCGGGCATGCGCGCCACCACCGACGGGCAGGTGCTGCTGCAGGCCGGCCTGGACGTCAGGCAGCCGATTGGCCGCTGCGGCTGCAAATCGGCCATCGCTGCCTATACGTCGCAGGTCGAGCTGGACGGCGGGCGCCGCGGCTTTCTGCAGCGCGGGGCGCTGGGCGTCAAGCAGTCGGGCGCGCGCACCCTGACGCTGGCCAGCGACGAGAAGCTGCTGGGCGACCGCAATGTGGTGCTGTCGCTGCGCTGCGCCGCGCCCGATTGA
- a CDS encoding DUF3540 domain-containing protein has translation MKSAAAKRQYPVYDPVHLIGTVTRREEDGSFAVDCDGRAWHARQAASCLLVPQPGDQVLISGPDAARVYLIAVIEQADPGRAQLETAGDVVLRSRSGSVALESAQAVRLAGQQAVSIDTASLKVQAEDAHCVTGQMKYLGAEVAATIGTTRLVGKVYEAVMDRLSFLSRVSFRAAEEVEHVRAGSLDYRADKTARVHASYTMVTGENLVKVDAKQIHMG, from the coding sequence ATGAAAAGCGCCGCGGCAAAACGCCAATATCCTGTCTACGATCCGGTGCACCTGATCGGCACCGTCACGCGCCGCGAAGAGGACGGCAGTTTCGCCGTCGATTGCGACGGCCGCGCCTGGCACGCCCGCCAGGCCGCCAGCTGCCTGCTGGTGCCGCAGCCGGGCGACCAGGTGCTGATCAGCGGTCCGGACGCCGCGCGCGTGTACCTGATCGCCGTGATCGAGCAGGCCGACCCGGGCCGCGCGCAGCTCGAGACCGCGGGCGATGTGGTGCTGCGCTCGCGCTCGGGCAGCGTTGCGCTGGAAAGCGCGCAGGCGGTGCGGCTGGCCGGACAGCAGGCGGTCAGCATCGACACGGCATCGCTGAAGGTGCAGGCCGAGGATGCGCACTGCGTGACCGGGCAGATGAAATACCTGGGCGCCGAAGTGGCCGCCACGATCGGCACGACGCGCCTGGTCGGCAAGGTGTACGAGGCCGTGATGGACCGCCTGTCGTTCCTGTCGCGCGTGAGCTTCCGCGCGGCCGAAGAGGTCGAGCACGTGCGCGCCGGCTCGCTGGATTACCGGGCCGACAAGACCGCCCGCGTGCACGCTTCGTACACCATGGTTACCGGCGAGAACCTGGTGAAGGTCGACGCCAAGCAGATTCACATGGGGTAA
- the tssF gene encoding type VI secretion system baseplate subunit TssF: MDARLLDYYNRELVYMREMGAEFAQMYPKVAGRLGMHGTEVADPYVERLLEGFSFLTARIHLKMDAEFPRFSQRLLEVVYPNYLAPTPAMAVVQFAPSMNEGTLARGFDLPRGTLLRGRVPRGEQTPCEFMTGHAVRLWPLRVTQAEFTGTPPDLPLTRLGLGGRNGRVLSALRMRIEVCGGVRLEDMDLDQLVFHLAGQDLQMQRLLEIIMGHTVAVLGHDSARPVTWINKLPPASVRHEGFDDEQALLPADPRVFQGYRLLQEYFAFPRRYLFFSLNDLKRGLRTPPLAGAERRETRSFDLTMLFSVAAPELEGAIAAEHLALHCAPVINLFPKRADRIAVTPRTNEYHVVVDRTRPLDYEVFSVTRVLGHASAERPEQEFRSFYGTLGSDPDDYGAYYSLRREPRLLSDHAQRNGTRTGYTGSESFVSLVDRHEAPFSGHLRHLTLETLCTNRDLAMLLPLGTETDFTLRVSAPVGAVKVLHGPTRPHTALAENAATWHLISHLGLNYLSLIDLDAEQGAQTLREMLHVYGNLADPVVRKHIAGVRHVLAEPMHHRLPVPGPIVYGRGVRIGLQVDETAFSGISPYLFGAVLEQFFARHVSLNMMSELVLSTLQRGEIARWKPRMGARPAV; encoded by the coding sequence ATGGACGCGCGCCTGCTCGACTACTACAACCGCGAGCTGGTGTACATGCGCGAGATGGGCGCGGAGTTCGCCCAGATGTACCCCAAGGTGGCGGGCCGCCTGGGCATGCACGGCACCGAGGTGGCCGACCCGTACGTCGAGCGCCTGCTGGAAGGGTTCAGTTTCCTGACCGCGCGCATCCATCTGAAGATGGACGCGGAATTTCCCCGCTTCTCGCAGCGCCTGCTGGAAGTGGTGTACCCGAATTATCTTGCGCCCACACCGGCCATGGCGGTGGTGCAGTTTGCGCCCAGCATGAACGAGGGCACGCTGGCGCGCGGTTTCGACCTGCCGCGCGGCACCCTGTTGCGCGGCCGGGTGCCGCGCGGCGAGCAGACGCCCTGCGAATTCATGACCGGGCATGCGGTGCGGCTGTGGCCGCTGCGCGTGACGCAGGCCGAGTTCACCGGCACCCCGCCCGACCTGCCGCTGACCCGCCTGGGCCTGGGCGGGCGCAACGGCCGCGTGCTCAGCGCGCTGCGCATGCGCATCGAGGTGTGCGGCGGCGTGCGGCTGGAAGACATGGACCTGGACCAGCTGGTGTTCCACCTGGCCGGCCAGGACCTGCAGATGCAGCGCCTGCTGGAAATCATCATGGGCCACACGGTGGCCGTGCTGGGCCACGACAGCGCCCGGCCGGTGACCTGGATCAACAAGCTGCCGCCGGCCAGCGTGCGCCATGAAGGCTTTGACGACGAGCAGGCGCTGTTGCCGGCCGATCCGCGCGTGTTCCAGGGCTACCGCCTGCTGCAGGAATATTTCGCGTTTCCGCGCCGCTACCTGTTCTTCAGCCTGAATGACCTGAAGCGCGGGCTGCGCACGCCGCCCCTGGCGGGCGCCGAACGCCGCGAGACACGCTCGTTCGACCTGACGATGCTGTTCTCGGTTGCGGCGCCTGAACTGGAGGGCGCGATCGCCGCCGAGCACCTGGCGCTGCATTGCGCGCCGGTGATCAACCTGTTCCCCAAGCGCGCCGACCGCATCGCGGTGACGCCGCGCACCAATGAATACCACGTGGTGGTCGACCGCACACGGCCGCTGGACTACGAAGTGTTCAGTGTGACGCGGGTGCTGGGACATGCCTCGGCCGAGCGTCCCGAGCAGGAATTCCGCTCGTTCTACGGCACCCTGGGCAGCGATCCGGACGACTACGGCGCCTACTATTCGCTGCGCCGCGAGCCGCGGCTGCTGTCGGACCATGCCCAGCGCAACGGCACCCGCACCGGCTATACCGGCAGCGAGTCGTTCGTGTCGCTGGTCGACCGCCACGAAGCGCCATTCTCGGGCCATCTGCGCCACTTGACGCTGGAAACGCTGTGCACCAACCGCGACCTGGCGATGCTGCTGCCGCTGGGCACCGAAACCGATTTCACGCTGCGCGTGTCGGCGCCGGTGGGCGCGGTGAAAGTGCTGCACGGCCCCACGCGGCCGCACACGGCGCTGGCCGAAAACGCCGCCACCTGGCACCTGATCAGCCACCTGGGGCTGAATTACCTGAGCCTGATCGACCTGGACGCCGAGCAGGGCGCCCAGACGCTGCGCGAGATGCTGCACGTGTACGGCAACCTGGCCGACCCGGTGGTGCGCAAGCACATTGCGGGCGTGCGCCACGTGCTTGCCGAACCCATGCACCACCGCCTGCCGGTGCCGGGCCCCATTGTGTATGGGCGGGGCGTGCGCATCGGGCTGCAGGTCGATGAAACCGCATTTTCGGGCATCAGCCCGTATCTGTTCGGCGCCGTGCTCGAGCAGTTTTTTGCGCGCCATGTGTCATTGAACATGATGTCGGAATTGGTGTTGTCCACGTTGCAGCGCGGAGAAATCGCCCGCTGGAAGCCCCGTATGGGGGCCCGGCCCGCCGTCTAG